One Kitasatospora sp. NBC_01266 genomic window carries:
- a CDS encoding FecCD family ABC transporter permease, with translation MSRARRTVRGYGTAVAFLAAAVLVSALVGAANLNPLATVTALLDRLPFVDLHSGLSPLDRAVLFQIRMPRIVLGALVGGLLSLAGAGYQGVFRNPLVDSGLLGASAGAGLGATIAIVYLGGAAGASVPVAAFVGSLVGVAVAYLTGAAGGPGTATLLLAGLAVGMFLTAIQTFVLQRSTQDIQQVYSWLLGSLAVADWHRVVEILPYTAVSTLIVLVHGRHLDVLSVGDEEAHTLGMRPGRVRLLVVAACALAAATAVAVSGLIGFVGIIVPHAVRRLAGTSYRTVLPLSLLYGAGFLVLADTVARTVLAPGELPIGVVTALIGSPVFIWILRTTRSVRT, from the coding sequence GTGAGCCGGGCCCGCCGCACCGTTCGCGGCTACGGCACCGCGGTGGCCTTCCTGGCCGCCGCGGTGCTGGTCAGCGCCCTGGTGGGCGCGGCGAACCTCAATCCGCTCGCCACCGTCACCGCCCTGCTGGACCGGCTCCCGTTCGTCGACCTGCACTCGGGCCTCAGCCCGCTCGACCGCGCGGTGCTGTTCCAGATCCGGATGCCGCGGATCGTGCTCGGCGCGCTCGTGGGCGGCCTGCTCTCCCTCGCGGGCGCCGGCTACCAGGGCGTGTTCCGCAATCCGCTGGTCGACTCCGGCCTGCTCGGCGCCTCGGCCGGCGCGGGCCTGGGCGCGACGATCGCGATCGTCTACCTGGGCGGGGCCGCGGGCGCGTCCGTGCCGGTGGCCGCCTTCGTCGGGTCCCTGGTCGGGGTCGCGGTGGCCTACCTGACGGGAGCCGCCGGCGGTCCCGGCACCGCGACGCTGCTGCTGGCCGGCCTGGCCGTGGGAATGTTCCTGACGGCGATCCAGACCTTCGTGCTCCAGCGCTCCACCCAGGACATCCAGCAGGTCTACTCCTGGCTGCTCGGCTCGCTGGCCGTCGCCGACTGGCACCGGGTCGTCGAGATCCTCCCCTACACGGCGGTCAGCACCCTGATCGTCCTGGTCCACGGCCGGCACCTCGACGTGCTCTCGGTCGGCGACGAGGAAGCCCACACCCTCGGCATGCGCCCCGGCCGGGTCCGGCTCCTGGTGGTGGCGGCCTGCGCGCTGGCAGCCGCCACGGCTGTCGCCGTCAGCGGTCTGATCGGCTTCGTCGGCATCATCGTGCCGCACGCGGTACGGAGGCTGGCGGGCACCTCCTACCGCACGGTGCTCCCGCTGTCCCTGCTGTACGGCGCCGGATTCCTGGTGCTCGCGGACACCGTGGCCCGCACCGTCCTGGCCCCCGGGGAGCTGCCGATCGGCGTGGTCACCGCCCTGATCGGATCACCGGTGTTCATCTGGATCCTGCGCACCACCCGGTCGGTGCGCACATGA
- a CDS encoding ABC transporter ATP-binding protein, which yields MSALTLTGLEVDLDGTPVVRGVSCAIDSAGWLAIIGPNGAGKSTVLRAVAGLLPHRGLVTLDGADTRALRGRELARLLAFVPQYPVLPPDMTVAEYVLLGRTPYLGYLAGPGRQDRLVAESAAARLDVARFTGRRLATLSGGERQRVVLARALAQEPRMLVLDEPTAALDIGHQQQVLELVDELRREQGLTVVTTLHDLTTAGQYADRLVLIEAGLVKASGTAPAVLTEELISAVYAARVQVTTDSRGLPVVTPLRGPVTGTGA from the coding sequence ATGAGCGCGCTCACCCTGACCGGCCTCGAGGTGGACCTGGACGGCACGCCCGTGGTCCGCGGCGTCTCCTGCGCCATCGACTCCGCGGGCTGGCTCGCCATCATCGGACCCAACGGCGCCGGCAAGTCCACCGTGCTGCGCGCCGTCGCCGGGCTGCTGCCGCACCGCGGCCTGGTCACCCTCGACGGGGCCGACACCCGGGCGCTGCGCGGCCGGGAGCTCGCCAGACTGCTCGCCTTCGTGCCCCAGTACCCGGTACTGCCGCCCGACATGACGGTGGCGGAGTACGTGCTGCTCGGCCGCACCCCCTACCTCGGCTACCTCGCCGGGCCGGGCCGCCAGGACCGGCTCGTCGCCGAGAGCGCGGCCGCCCGGCTGGACGTCGCGCGCTTCACCGGCCGGCGGCTGGCCACCCTGTCCGGCGGGGAGCGCCAACGGGTCGTGCTCGCCCGCGCGCTGGCGCAGGAACCCCGGATGCTGGTGCTCGACGAGCCGACGGCCGCCCTCGACATCGGCCACCAGCAGCAGGTCCTGGAGCTGGTCGACGAACTGCGCCGCGAACAGGGCCTGACGGTCGTCACCACCCTCCACGACCTGACCACGGCGGGCCAGTACGCCGACCGACTGGTGCTGATCGAGGCCGGACTGGTCAAGGCCAGCGGCACGGCGCCGGCGGTTCTCACCGAAGAGCTGATCTCCGCCGTCTACGCGGCACGCGTCCAGGTCACCACGGACAGCCGCGGACTCCCGGTGGTCACCCCCCTGCGCGGACCGGTCACCGGGACCGGGGCATAG
- a CDS encoding SGNH/GDSL hydrolase family protein, with translation MSGFRLPATVRASLATATALTAALSVFTPVSAARAADAGPPNYVALGDSYSANVFVRPWNPGDGCGRSYRDYPHQVAEGLGLNLVDATCGAAEVQDGILGPQPASKLYGPPSVPPAGGWADRPAQIERLHADTDYVSVGIGGNTLGFGDIVTQCLERGLNTLGFGTPCKNYYTTGEGRDWLAGKFAQLDDEFGQMMTAIRDRAPNAKVAVVGYPAIVPDNSGCSWNVWRQLGTIAKGDMPWLDGVERQLNALIAQQADDNGATYVDTYGPSVDHGVCAAEGPQKWMYGVRDDLTGQGDQTDPPSALCSQIPGNGEACTFVHPNAYGADSQARQVQDAFEQFRTSAAAAGSS, from the coding sequence ATGTCCGGATTCCGTCTGCCCGCCACCGTCCGAGCCTCACTCGCCACAGCAACCGCACTCACCGCCGCACTCTCGGTGTTCACCCCGGTCTCGGCGGCCCGCGCCGCCGACGCCGGGCCGCCGAACTACGTCGCCCTCGGCGACTCGTACAGCGCCAACGTCTTCGTCCGGCCGTGGAACCCCGGTGACGGCTGCGGCCGCTCCTACCGGGACTACCCGCACCAGGTCGCCGAGGGGCTGGGGCTGAACCTCGTCGACGCCACCTGCGGCGCCGCCGAGGTGCAGGACGGCATCCTGGGCCCGCAGCCGGCCTCGAAGCTCTACGGCCCGCCCTCGGTGCCGCCCGCGGGCGGCTGGGCGGACCGGCCCGCCCAGATCGAGCGCCTCCATGCCGACACCGACTACGTGAGCGTCGGCATCGGCGGCAACACCCTCGGCTTCGGCGACATCGTGACCCAGTGCCTGGAGCGGGGCCTGAACACGCTCGGCTTCGGCACCCCCTGCAAGAACTACTACACCACGGGCGAAGGCCGTGACTGGCTGGCCGGAAAGTTCGCCCAACTCGACGACGAGTTCGGGCAGATGATGACCGCGATCCGGGACCGGGCGCCGAACGCCAAGGTCGCGGTGGTCGGCTACCCGGCCATCGTTCCGGACAACAGCGGCTGCTCCTGGAATGTCTGGCGCCAGCTCGGGACCATCGCCAAGGGCGACATGCCCTGGCTGGACGGTGTGGAGCGCCAGCTCAACGCCCTGATCGCCCAGCAGGCCGACGACAACGGCGCGACCTACGTCGACACCTACGGGCCCAGTGTCGACCACGGCGTGTGCGCGGCCGAGGGGCCCCAGAAGTGGATGTACGGGGTCAGGGACGACCTCACCGGCCAGGGGGACCAGACGGATCCCCCGTCCGCCCTCTGCAGCCAGATCCCCGGCAACGGCGAGGCGTGTACCTTCGTGCACCCCAACGCCTACGGCGCGGACAGTCAGGCGCGCCAGGTCCAGGACGCCTTCGAGCAGTTCCGCACGAGCGCCGCCGCGGCGGGCAGCTCCTGA
- a CDS encoding methyltransferase family protein: MKVVAAVIFVGWALFWLYWLIASFGVKSGTAAWRRGALVRVVILVLVVVLLRTRAMRGLGLNRDAWLEGIGLVLFVLGLALAVWARVYIGRNWGMPMTHKVDPELVTTGPYRFVRHPIYSGILLAMIGTGVAVSVYWLVLAVLLGAYFVYSAAMEERYLTERFPDAYPEYKRSTKMLIPFVL, from the coding sequence ATGAAGGTCGTCGCCGCTGTCATCTTCGTCGGCTGGGCCCTGTTCTGGCTCTACTGGCTGATCGCCTCCTTCGGCGTGAAGTCGGGGACCGCCGCGTGGCGTCGCGGTGCGCTCGTCCGCGTGGTGATCCTGGTCCTCGTCGTCGTCCTGCTGCGCACCCGGGCGATGCGCGGCCTCGGGCTCAACCGCGACGCGTGGCTGGAGGGCATCGGCCTGGTGCTGTTCGTGCTGGGGCTCGCGCTGGCCGTCTGGGCCAGGGTGTACATCGGCCGCAACTGGGGGATGCCGATGACTCACAAGGTCGATCCGGAACTGGTGACCACCGGTCCCTACCGGTTCGTCCGCCACCCCATCTACTCCGGGATCCTCCTCGCGATGATCGGCACGGGGGTCGCGGTCAGCGTGTACTGGCTGGTGCTGGCGGTGCTGCTCGGCGCGTACTTCGTCTACAGCGCGGCGATGGAGGAGCGTTACCTGACAGAGCGGTTCCCCGACGCGTACCCGGAGTACAAGCGGTCGACCAAGATGCTGATCCCGTTCGTCCTCTGA
- a CDS encoding cysteine dioxygenase family protein, producing the protein MTAILIELTAAIRTELSAASNAEECAQRVAARLAPFLRHADLLLPAQLEPDPHGYRQHLLHAEPDGSFSVVALVWLPGQATSIHDHASWCVVGTYLGAEEETVYRLATEGGRTVLVPVSTTVHREGAVTYVTPPGDIHRVRNATTDRTVSLHVYGLDVSLSGTSIRRTYDQPVTAGARPLSGAAPQPLRPAR; encoded by the coding sequence ATGACCGCGATCCTCATCGAGCTGACGGCCGCCATCCGGACCGAACTGAGCGCCGCCTCGAACGCCGAGGAGTGCGCCCAGCGGGTCGCCGCCCGCCTGGCCCCCTTTCTGCGCCACGCCGACCTGCTGCTTCCGGCCCAGCTGGAGCCCGATCCGCACGGCTACCGCCAGCACCTGCTGCACGCCGAGCCCGACGGCTCCTTCTCGGTGGTCGCCCTGGTCTGGCTGCCCGGCCAGGCGACCAGCATCCACGACCACGCCTCCTGGTGCGTGGTCGGCACCTACCTGGGTGCCGAGGAGGAGACCGTCTACCGGCTGGCGACGGAGGGCGGCCGCACCGTCCTGGTCCCCGTCAGCACCACGGTCCACCGCGAAGGTGCCGTCACCTACGTCACGCCACCCGGCGACATCCACCGGGTCCGCAACGCCACCACGGACAGGACCGTCTCGCTGCACGTCTACGGCCTCGACGTCAGCCTGAGCGGCACCAGTATCCGTCGGACCTACGACCAGCCGGTCACGGCAGGGGCCCGTCCGCTGAGCGGCGCTGCTCCGCAGCCGCTGCGGCCCGCGCGCTGA
- a CDS encoding cysteate synthase: MHGDSTDASHYRLVCSGCGHRRADDGLTLGCPGPHGPGLWQTDYQATEFTPDPAASGVFRYRDWLPVRRTLAGTGRSTVYRSERLAASLGLDELWIAFNGYWPERGGDLMTGTFKELEAATVLGRIPEDAGTLVVTSAGNTAAAFAELCTRQQVPVVIVVPSSAVPRLRTRTLGSPWVRVIAVDGADYADAIALGDALAELPGFTPEGGTKNVGRRDGLGTVLLAAVEAIGALPAYYVQAIGSGAGAIAAHEAALRLRCRRPGPLPHLLLAQNDAYAPVHQAWQTGERLWETGGEQDQRLATERAFAPELTNRRPPYDVRGGLYDALTQSAGQVFTATAQAAQAAMDTFLELEGIDIEPAAGVALAALREAAQAGRLDTGAPVLLNVTGGGRARLARDHVLTARQPDLVVPRSAVHDAAGIAELAALVAAPRLTAVTV; this comes from the coding sequence ATGCACGGTGATTCGACCGACGCGTCCCACTACCGCCTCGTCTGCTCCGGCTGCGGGCACCGGCGGGCCGATGACGGCCTGACGCTCGGCTGCCCCGGCCCGCACGGGCCCGGACTGTGGCAGACCGACTACCAGGCCACCGAGTTCACGCCCGACCCGGCCGCGAGCGGCGTCTTCCGCTACCGCGACTGGCTGCCGGTACGCCGGACCCTGGCCGGCACCGGCCGCAGCACGGTCTACCGCAGCGAGCGCCTGGCCGCCTCGCTCGGGCTGGACGAGCTGTGGATCGCCTTCAACGGCTACTGGCCCGAGCGCGGCGGCGACCTGATGACCGGCACCTTCAAGGAACTCGAAGCCGCCACCGTGCTGGGCCGGATCCCCGAGGACGCCGGCACCCTGGTGGTCACCTCCGCCGGCAACACCGCCGCCGCGTTCGCCGAGCTCTGCACCCGCCAGCAGGTCCCGGTGGTCATCGTCGTGCCGTCCTCCGCCGTGCCGCGGCTGCGCACCCGCACGCTCGGATCCCCATGGGTGCGCGTCATCGCGGTCGACGGGGCGGACTACGCGGACGCGATCGCGCTCGGCGACGCGCTCGCCGAGCTGCCCGGCTTCACACCAGAGGGCGGCACGAAGAACGTCGGACGGCGCGACGGCCTGGGCACCGTGCTGCTCGCGGCGGTGGAGGCGATCGGAGCGCTGCCCGCGTACTACGTCCAGGCCATCGGCAGCGGGGCCGGGGCCATCGCGGCGCACGAGGCGGCGCTGCGGCTGCGATGTCGCCGACCCGGACCGCTGCCGCACCTGCTGCTGGCCCAGAACGACGCGTACGCCCCGGTCCACCAGGCCTGGCAGACCGGCGAACGCCTCTGGGAGACCGGCGGCGAGCAGGACCAACGACTGGCCACCGAGCGGGCGTTCGCGCCGGAGCTGACCAACCGCCGACCGCCCTACGACGTGCGCGGCGGCCTGTACGACGCGCTGACCCAGAGCGCGGGCCAGGTCTTCACGGCCACTGCGCAGGCGGCTCAGGCCGCGATGGACACCTTCCTCGAGCTGGAGGGGATCGACATCGAGCCGGCCGCCGGGGTCGCACTCGCGGCGCTGCGGGAGGCCGCCCAGGCGGGGCGGCTCGACACCGGGGCACCCGTGCTGCTCAACGTCACCGGGGGCGGGCGGGCCCGCCTGGCCCGGGACCACGTGCTGACCGCCCGTCAGCCGGACCTGGTGGTGCCGCGCTCGGCCGTCCACGACGCGGCCGGCATCGCCGAGCTCGCGGCGCTGGTCGCCGCGCCGCGGCTGACCGCCGTGACGGTCTGA
- a CDS encoding MbtH family protein codes for MTNPFEDAEGSYLVLVNEEGQHSLWPAFAEVPAGWTASHGPAGRQDCLDHVEVHWTDMRPAGLVRAMA; via the coding sequence ATGACGAACCCGTTCGAGGACGCCGAGGGCAGCTACCTGGTCCTGGTGAACGAGGAGGGCCAGCACTCCCTCTGGCCCGCTTTCGCCGAGGTGCCCGCAGGCTGGACCGCCTCGCACGGACCGGCCGGACGCCAGGACTGCCTGGACCACGTGGAGGTCCACTGGACCGACATGCGGCCGGCCGGCCTGGTGCGCGCGATGGCCTGA
- a CDS encoding aminotransferase-like domain-containing protein, with the protein MNFLNEIAHRFPDAISLAAGRPFEGLFDLDDVHRYFDTYRRHLTARLGGDEEAVRRTLLQYGRTKGIIHELIAEHLRVDEDITADPQALVVTVGCQEALYLTLRALRRSDQDVLLAVTPSYVGVHGAASLVDMPVLPVRESPEGIDLDDLRAQAARARAAGLNPRACYVIPDFANPSGIRLSLEARQRLLRIAAEEDLLLLEDNPYGLFGDRAPAGPPTLKALDDTARVVYLGSFAKTGLPGARVGYVLADQRVPGTDGPLADQLAKIKSMLTVNTSPIAQAVIGGKLLAHGYSLRAANARETEHYRSNLAQVLAGLQARFGSTEGVSWNAPSGGFFLLLTVPFPVGDELLELSAEKFRVLWTPVHHFYADAQPRNVMRLSFSHLRPKEIEEGLNRLADFIRYRPST; encoded by the coding sequence ATGAACTTCCTCAACGAGATCGCGCACCGGTTCCCCGATGCCATATCCCTGGCGGCCGGGCGGCCGTTCGAGGGCCTCTTCGACCTGGACGACGTCCACCGGTACTTCGACACCTACCGCCGGCACCTCACCGCGCGGCTGGGCGGCGACGAGGAGGCGGTGCGCCGCACGCTGCTGCAGTACGGGCGCACCAAGGGCATCATCCACGAGCTGATCGCCGAACACCTGCGGGTGGACGAGGACATCACCGCGGACCCGCAGGCCCTGGTCGTCACGGTCGGCTGCCAGGAGGCGCTCTACCTGACGCTGCGTGCGCTGCGCCGCTCTGACCAGGACGTGCTGCTGGCCGTGACCCCCAGCTACGTCGGGGTGCACGGCGCGGCCAGCCTGGTCGACATGCCGGTGCTGCCGGTCCGCGAGTCACCCGAGGGCATCGACCTGGACGACCTGCGGGCCCAGGCGGCGCGCGCCCGGGCGGCCGGGCTCAACCCCCGGGCCTGCTACGTGATCCCCGACTTCGCCAACCCGAGCGGGATCCGGCTGAGCCTCGAGGCACGGCAGCGGCTGCTGCGCATCGCCGCCGAGGAGGACCTCCTCCTCCTGGAGGACAACCCGTACGGCCTGTTCGGCGACCGGGCGCCCGCCGGTCCCCCGACCCTCAAGGCCCTGGACGACACCGCCCGGGTCGTCTACCTGGGGTCGTTCGCCAAGACCGGCCTGCCCGGCGCCCGGGTCGGCTACGTGCTGGCCGACCAGCGGGTTCCCGGTACGGACGGCCCGCTGGCCGACCAGCTGGCCAAGATCAAGAGCATGTTGACGGTCAACACCTCGCCGATCGCGCAGGCGGTCATCGGCGGCAAGCTGCTGGCCCACGGGTACAGCCTGCGGGCCGCCAACGCCCGCGAGACGGAGCACTACCGGAGCAACCTCGCGCAGGTCCTGGCCGGTCTCCAGGCACGCTTCGGCAGCACCGAGGGCGTCTCCTGGAACGCGCCCTCCGGCGGGTTCTTCCTGCTGCTCACCGTCCCCTTCCCGGTCGGCGACGAGTTGCTCGAGCTCAGCGCCGAGAAGTTCCGGGTGCTGTGGACGCCGGTGCACCACTTCTACGCCGACGCGCAGCCGCGCAATGTCATGCGGCTCTCCTTCAGCCACCTTCGGCCGAAAGAAATCGAAGAAGGATTGAACCGACTGGCGGACTTCATCCGTTATAGGCCGAGCACCTGA
- the dpgA gene encoding 3,5-dihydroxyphenylacetyl-CoA synthase DpgA, translated as MTATATAPARIVGVGTAVPEHSYSQQEILDIFGIQDPRVRSIFLNSAIERRFLTLPPEGPDGARVLEVQGELLAKHKAQAVDMGVRAVQECLKEAGADLSDIGYLCCVTTTGFLTPGLSALVIRELGIDPRTSRLDVVGMGCNAGLNALNAVNGWARANPGRLAVMVCAEACSATYVFDGTMRTSVVNSLFGDGAAAVALLAGEPELPLPQATGPHLLKFASYIITDAIDAMRYDWDGDQDRFSFYLDPHVPYVVGAHAELVVDSLLAGTGLRRSDIGQWLVHSGGKKVIDAVGVNLGLTRHDLRHTTSVLRDYGNLSSGSFLFSYQRLLEERVAQPGDYCVLMTMGPGSTIETALARW; from the coding sequence ATGACGGCCACCGCAACCGCCCCGGCCCGGATCGTCGGTGTCGGCACCGCCGTTCCGGAGCATTCCTATTCCCAGCAGGAGATCCTGGACATCTTCGGGATCCAGGACCCCCGGGTGCGCTCGATCTTCCTCAACAGCGCGATCGAACGCCGGTTCCTGACCCTGCCGCCCGAGGGTCCCGACGGCGCCCGGGTGCTGGAGGTGCAGGGCGAGCTGCTCGCCAAGCACAAGGCCCAGGCCGTCGACATGGGAGTGCGCGCCGTCCAGGAGTGCCTGAAGGAGGCCGGCGCGGACCTGTCCGACATCGGCTACCTCTGCTGCGTCACCACCACCGGCTTCCTCACCCCCGGCCTGAGCGCCCTGGTCATCCGCGAGTTGGGCATCGACCCGCGCACCAGCCGGCTCGACGTGGTCGGCATGGGCTGCAACGCCGGGCTCAACGCGCTCAACGCCGTCAACGGCTGGGCACGCGCCAACCCCGGCCGACTGGCCGTGATGGTCTGCGCGGAGGCCTGCTCCGCCACCTACGTCTTCGACGGCACCATGCGCACCTCGGTGGTCAACAGCCTCTTCGGCGACGGCGCCGCCGCCGTCGCGCTGCTCGCCGGCGAGCCCGAACTGCCGCTGCCCCAGGCCACCGGCCCGCACCTGCTGAAGTTCGCCAGCTACATCATCACCGACGCCATCGACGCGATGCGCTACGACTGGGACGGCGACCAGGACCGGTTCAGCTTCTACCTCGACCCGCACGTGCCCTACGTGGTCGGCGCGCACGCCGAACTCGTCGTCGACAGCCTGCTCGCGGGCACCGGGCTGCGCCGCAGCGACATCGGCCAGTGGCTGGTGCACTCCGGCGGCAAGAAGGTCATCGACGCCGTCGGCGTCAACCTCGGCCTGACCCGGCACGACCTGCGCCACACCACCAGCGTGCTGCGGGACTACGGCAACCTCTCCAGCGGCTCGTTCCTCTTCTCCTACCAGCGGCTGCTGGAGGAGCGGGTGGCCCAGCCGGGCGACTACTGCGTGCTGATGACCATGGGCCCCGGTTCCACCATCGAGACCGCGCTGGCCCGCTGGTGA
- a CDS encoding enoyl-CoA-hydratase DpgB, translating to MTARPEQPAPTEHEGHTTMNHTPQPLLVDGAQPLSAETVQALNARCDQAEDSGTGAPLVLRVTGAPATAVTAPLPLVNKWERALRRLERLDVPTVALADGDCGGTALEALLATDLRIATPATRLLPAVGTDGANATDGANGANGANGTDGTDGTDGTDGTDGANGVWPGMALYRLVNQAGAAATRRNVLFGTAIPAERALALHLLDQLADDPSAALASAADRLTATVGAGLAIRRQLMHDATTVSFEEALGRHLAACDRLLRQAAAEVAR from the coding sequence GTGACCGCCCGCCCCGAGCAGCCCGCCCCCACCGAGCACGAAGGCCACACCACCATGAACCACACCCCCCAGCCGCTGCTCGTCGACGGTGCCCAGCCGCTGTCCGCCGAGACGGTGCAGGCCCTCAACGCGCGCTGCGACCAGGCCGAGGACAGCGGGACGGGTGCGCCGCTCGTCCTGCGGGTCACTGGCGCGCCGGCGACCGCGGTGACGGCACCGCTGCCGCTGGTCAACAAGTGGGAGCGCGCGCTGCGCCGCCTGGAGCGCCTCGACGTGCCCACCGTCGCGCTGGCCGACGGCGACTGCGGCGGCACCGCGCTGGAGGCCCTGCTGGCCACCGACCTGCGGATCGCCACGCCCGCGACCCGGCTGCTGCCGGCCGTCGGCACGGACGGTGCGAACGCCACGGACGGCGCGAACGGCGCGAACGGCGCGAACGGCACGGACGGCACGGACGGCACGGACGGCACGGACGGCACGGACGGCGCGAACGGCGTCTGGCCCGGGATGGCCCTCTATCGCCTGGTCAACCAGGCCGGCGCCGCCGCGACCCGCCGGAACGTCCTGTTCGGCACCGCGATACCGGCCGAGCGGGCGCTGGCCCTGCACCTGCTCGACCAGCTCGCCGACGACCCGTCAGCCGCCCTGGCGAGCGCCGCCGACCGGCTCACCGCCACGGTCGGCGCCGGGCTCGCCATCCGCCGGCAGCTGATGCACGACGCCACCACCGTCAGCTTCGAAGAGGCCCTCGGCCGCCACCTCGCCGCCTGCGACCGCCTGCTGCGCCAGGCAGCCGCCGAGGTGGCCCGATGA
- the dpgC gene encoding (3,5-dihydroxyphenyl)acetyl-CoA 1,2-dioxygenase DpgC — MTTSAIDTDLSGTDLPGTDLISTDLTAARRTLAGAAERTEALLATLPEPAARTPEQQALATDAKNAARTVRSQFMRQHGEAVYQQLTDGLTLDLRLPELVAGATAGWPGLLAGAEAMAAEQGRPQAAKEGLEIDQGIFLREVLRSPVSGRHLIDAMALPTARALQLLPEFRRTGELDLGSVRLERRDGAAHLTMCRTDCLNAEDNRQVEDMETAVDLALLDPQVRVGLLRGGEMTHPRYHGKRVFSAGINLKSLHTGQISLVDFLLRRELGYINKLFRGLRVEHAGSWHTPVIEKPWVAAVDTFAIGGGAQLLMVFDRVLAAADSFVSLPAAQEGIVPGAGNLRLGRLAGGRLSRQVVLWGRRIHATEPDAGLLLDEVVEPDRMDQAVAESLERLDSPAVVTNRRMLNLAEEPPEQFRQYMAEFAVQQALRLYSQDVIGKVGRFSAAATAAAADRS; from the coding sequence ATGACGACGTCCGCGATCGACACCGATCTGAGCGGCACGGACCTGCCCGGCACCGACCTGATCAGCACGGACCTGACCGCGGCCCGGCGCACCCTGGCCGGCGCGGCCGAGCGGACCGAGGCGCTGCTGGCCACGCTGCCCGAGCCGGCCGCCCGCACCCCCGAGCAACAGGCGCTCGCCACCGACGCCAAGAACGCCGCCCGCACGGTGCGCAGCCAGTTCATGCGGCAGCACGGCGAGGCCGTCTACCAGCAGCTGACCGACGGGCTCACCCTCGACCTGCGGCTGCCCGAGCTGGTCGCGGGCGCCACCGCCGGCTGGCCCGGACTGCTGGCCGGCGCCGAGGCGATGGCGGCCGAGCAGGGCAGGCCGCAGGCCGCGAAGGAGGGCCTGGAGATCGACCAGGGCATCTTCCTGCGCGAGGTGCTCCGCTCCCCCGTCTCGGGCCGCCACCTGATCGACGCGATGGCGCTGCCCACCGCCCGCGCGCTCCAGCTGCTGCCCGAGTTCCGCCGCACCGGCGAACTCGACCTCGGCTCGGTGCGGCTGGAGCGGCGCGACGGCGCGGCCCACCTGACCATGTGCCGCACCGACTGCCTCAACGCCGAGGACAACCGCCAGGTCGAGGACATGGAGACCGCCGTCGACCTGGCGCTGCTCGACCCGCAGGTGCGGGTCGGCCTGCTGCGCGGCGGCGAGATGACCCACCCCCGCTACCACGGGAAGCGGGTCTTCAGCGCCGGCATCAACCTCAAGAGCCTGCACACCGGCCAGATCTCGCTGGTCGACTTCCTGCTGCGCCGCGAACTCGGCTACATCAACAAGCTCTTCCGCGGTCTGCGGGTCGAGCACGCGGGCTCCTGGCACACACCCGTGATCGAGAAGCCCTGGGTGGCGGCCGTCGACACCTTCGCCATCGGCGGCGGTGCCCAGCTGCTGATGGTCTTCGACCGGGTCCTCGCCGCGGCCGACTCCTTCGTCAGCCTGCCCGCCGCCCAGGAGGGCATCGTGCCCGGCGCGGGCAACCTGCGGCTGGGCCGGCTGGCCGGCGGGCGCCTCTCCCGTCAGGTGGTGCTCTGGGGCCGCCGGATCCACGCCACCGAGCCCGATGCCGGCCTGCTGCTCGACGAGGTCGTCGAACCGGACCGGATGGACCAGGCTGTGGCCGAGTCGCTGGAGCGCCTCGACAGCCCGGCCGTGGTCACCAACCGCCGGATGCTCAACCTGGCCGAGGAGCCGCCGGAGCAGTTCCGGCAGTACATGGCGGAGTTCGCCGTGCAGCAGGCGCTGCGGCTGTACAGCCAGGACGTGATCGGCAAGGTCGGGCGCTTCTCGGCGGCCGCCACGGCCGCTGCTGCCGACCGCAGTTGA